The genomic DNA GTGACCAAATGCGGTTTTGGCATGACATGCGCGTCGCCTTGGCCTGCACCAACGTGGGTGCCGCATTTAGCGCATATCGATGCTACGCAATGGTCTTTGCGCAGCCGTAGCGCTTGTCGGAACCTCGCGGCCTGTCCCATTGCTCCACGAACCTGCCCGCCATGCCCCACACACCCCAACCCCTGAACCGCCGCCACCTCATCCAGGCCGGCCTGGGCGCCGCCGCCTGGGCCGCCACGGCGGGCGTGCCCGCGCTGGCCGCGCCACCCACGCCACCCGCACCCGACCTCTCCAAGGTGACGCTGCGCATCGGCACCTACAAGGGCCTGTGGCGTGCCCTCATTGCCGCGTCCGGCCAGGGCCACACGCCCTACCGCATCGAATGGCGCGAGCTGAACAACGGCGTGCTGCACATCGAGGCCCTGAACGGCGATGCGCTGGACCTGGGCTCGGGCAGCGAGATCCCGGCCCTGTTCGCCGCGCGCCAGAAGGCGCAGGTGCGCTTCATCGCCGTGGTGCGCGAAGACCTCCACAACCAGGTCACGCTGGCCCGCAAGGACGCGCCCATCCAGCGCATCGCCGACCTCAAGGGCAAGCGCGTGGGTTACGTGCGCGCAACCACCTCGCACTACTACCTGAGCCGGCAGCTCGCCGAGGCGGACCTGTCGTTCGCCGACATCAACGCCATCAACCTCACGCCGGCCGATGGGCTCTCGGCCTTCGACCGGGGCGACCTGGATGCCTGGGCCATCTATGGCTACAACGGCCAGCTGGCGCGGCTGCGCTACGGCGCGCGCGTGCTCAAGACCGGCCAGGGCTACCTGTCTGGCAACTTCCCCATCTACGCCAACCCGCGCGCGGTGGAAGACCCGGCCCGGCACGCCGCCATCAGCGACTACCTGCAGCGCCTGCGCCGCGCCTACCTGTGGGCCAACGGCAACTACCTTGAGTACGCCCGGGCCCAGTCCGCCGAAACCCGCGTGCCCGTGGGCGACCTGATCGAGCTGTGGAACAACCGCAGCACCGACTACGACCTGCGCCCCGTGGACGACGCCGTGGTCAAAGGGCACCAGGCCGTGGCCGATGCCTTCCTGCAGCTGGGCGTGCTCGACGGCCCGGCGCAGGTCGCACCGCTGTGGGACCGCAGCTTCAAGAGTGTGCTGCAGCCTCCCGGGTTGGCCACGGCGGGCTGAGGCAATACACCGGCCGGCATCCAGCCGGCCGGTCGGCCATTTTTTGCGTGGCACCAGTCCGCCTTGCGCTTACCATGCGCCCCTCAACCACAACGAGGAGCATGATGAACAAGCAAAAGCGCCATTTCGTCGCGGCCAGCATGGGCCTGGCAGGGCTGTGGACCACCACCGGCAGCAGCCACGCGGCCCCGCCCGCTGCCTCCGGCAACCCCGCGCTGCTGACCATCAGCGGCGCCATCACCAAGCCCAACCGTGGCGCGCTGGACCCCACCATCGACCAGATGATGGGCAAGCATGGCATCCAGTTCACCCAGGCGCACGCGTTCGACGCCGCCGCCCTGCAGCGCATGGCGGCCGTCACCATCAAACCCACGCTGGAGTACGACGCCAAGCCCCACACGCTCAAAGGCCCCCTGCTCACCACCGTGCTCGCGGCAGCGGGCGTGGCGGCGGGCAGCCCGGTGCAGCTGGTGCTGCGCGCGGTGGACGGCTACAACGTCACCATCAGCATGGCCGACGCGCAGGCCTACCGCATGATCGTCGCCACCCACATCGACGGCCAGCCCATGGCCCTGGGCGGCCTGGGCCCCCAATGGGCCGTGTACGACGCCGATGTGCTGCCCGCGTTCAAGGACAAGCCGGTGAAAGAGCGCTTTGGCCTGTGCCCCTGGGGGCTCTACCACATCGAGGTGAAAAAGGCCTGAGTCAGCCTGCCAGGATGACGCAGCCCCAAGAAAAAGAAAAAGAGCGGCCCGATGGCCGCTCTTTTTTTCATAGCTGCCAGCGCTTGCCCAACAAGCGCAAGAGGCCATTTTCACTCCAATCAGGGTGCCCTCCCCACCATCCGCGCCCCCAGGGCCGCCAGCGACCCCGCGGTGGCCAGCGCCACCACCCCCAGCCAGCCCCACTGCGCCAGCACCAGGCTGCCCAGCGCCGCGCCGGCCGACATGCCGATGAACATGCCCGTGAACAGCAGCGCATTGAGCCGGCTGCGCGCGGCGGGGTCGATGCCGTACACGATGGTCTGGTGCGCCACCAGCGTGGCCTGCACGCCAAAGTCAAAACCGATGGCACTGGCCACGATCAACGCGAGCTGCGCCTGTGCCGGTAGCAGCGGCGCCAGCGCCATCACGGCAAACGATGCGGCCGCCAGCCCGGCGCCATAGCGGGTCACGACCTCGGGCCCGCGCTTGTCGGCCAGGCGCCCCGCCAGGGGCGCGGCCAGTGCGCCCGCCGCCCCGGCCAGGCCAAACGCACCCGCCGCCGCCGTGCCCAGGTGGAACTGGCTGTGCAGCATCACCGCCAGCGTGGACCAGAAGGCGCTGAAGCCCACGGCCAGCAGGCCCTGCGCCCACGCCGCGCGGCGCAGTGCACCGTGCTGGCGCCACAGCGCCACCATCGAGCCGATCAGCGCGCCATAGCCCATCTGCGTGGTGGGCGCAAAGCGCGGCAGCCCGCGCCACACGGCCACCGTCAGCAGCGCAATGGCCACCGCCGCCGCCACATACACCGTGCGCCAGCCCCACTGCTGCGCCACAAAGCCGCTGACCA from Acidovorax sp. A79 includes the following:
- a CDS encoding ABC transporter substrate-binding protein — protein: MPHTPQPLNRRHLIQAGLGAAAWAATAGVPALAAPPTPPAPDLSKVTLRIGTYKGLWRALIAASGQGHTPYRIEWRELNNGVLHIEALNGDALDLGSGSEIPALFAARQKAQVRFIAVVREDLHNQVTLARKDAPIQRIADLKGKRVGYVRATTSHYYLSRQLAEADLSFADINAINLTPADGLSAFDRGDLDAWAIYGYNGQLARLRYGARVLKTGQGYLSGNFPIYANPRAVEDPARHAAISDYLQRLRRAYLWANGNYLEYARAQSAETRVPVGDLIELWNNRSTDYDLRPVDDAVVKGHQAVADAFLQLGVLDGPAQVAPLWDRSFKSVLQPPGLATAG
- a CDS encoding molybdopterin-dependent oxidoreductase, giving the protein MMNKQKRHFVAASMGLAGLWTTTGSSHAAPPAASGNPALLTISGAITKPNRGALDPTIDQMMGKHGIQFTQAHAFDAAALQRMAAVTIKPTLEYDAKPHTLKGPLLTTVLAAAGVAAGSPVQLVLRAVDGYNVTISMADAQAYRMIVATHIDGQPMALGGLGPQWAVYDADVLPAFKDKPVKERFGLCPWGLYHIEVKKA
- a CDS encoding MFS transporter, which translates into the protein MSSIQNVHATSPAAGTAPARPPAEATVSAPLLLLLATTAGLSVASLYYSQPMLGVLGPDMQADSRVVGLVPTLTQLGYALGILLLAPLGDRYDRRRIIVIKSIALMLALLLSGLAPGMGALLAASLAVGLAATVAQDVVPAAATLAPAAQRGRMVGTVMTGLLLGILLSRVVSGFVAQQWGWRTVYVAAAVAIALLTVAVWRGLPRFAPTTQMGYGALIGSMVALWRQHGALRRAAWAQGLLAVGFSAFWSTLAVMLHSQFHLGTAAAGAFGLAGAAGALAAPLAGRLADKRGPEVVTRYGAGLAAASFAVMALAPLLPAQAQLALIVASAIGFDFGVQATLVAHQTIVYGIDPAARSRLNALLFTGMFIGMSAGAALGSLVLAQWGWLGVVALATAGSLAALGARMVGRAP